The Cytophagales bacterium DNA window CGGGAAAGAAAAATTTAAGAAATCAAACATCTAACATCTTCCAAAATAAACTTCCTTTTATAATCAAATGCAGGAAATTCAGTCGAAGATCAACACACAATCAGAGGCATTCAAAACCAATTACAGAAAAATGCTGGTCAGCGTACAGAAGCTGGAAGACCTGATGGAGAAAAGCGCTTGGCAAGGTGAGGAGAAATATATTGAACATGCAAGGAAATCCGGTAAGCTTTTAGCACGCGAAAGAATTGAACTATTACTCGATCAGGACTCTCCCTACCTGGATCTGCTGCCTTTAGCCGGGTATGGCAGGAAATGTTTTACCCTGGGCGGGACAATGGCTGCGGGGATTGGACTTGTAAGCAACAAACTCTGTTTGATCATCGCCAATATCGCAACCATCAAAGGAGGAGCTATAGACTATGTAACTTTGCAAAAAGCCATGCGGTTAAATGAGATCGCCATGGAAAACAGGCTTCCGACAATATACCTGGTAGAATCAGCCGGGGCCAACCTGCCCGAACAAGCAAAAATATTTAACTACGGTGGAACTAATTTCAGAGAGATCACCAGGAGATCAAAAGAGGGTATTCCTATAATATCGGTAGTCTTTGGAAACAGCACAGCCGGAGGTGCCTATATTCCCGGGATGTCTGATTATGTGATCATGGTTAAGAACCAGGCAAAAGTATTCCTGGCAGGCCCTCCCCTGGTGAAAATGGCTACGGGAGAAGTGGTGGACGATGAATCATTGGGTGGTGCGGAAACACATAGCAAAATATCCGGGGTGTCTGATTTTTTAGCTGAAAATGAGCAAGATGCGATGAGAATAGCAAGAGATATCATGGCTATCTTAAAATGTAATACAGCGCAGCGCGCTATGTGCTATGCCCCGCCAGCTGGCGGGGCTATGCGTTCAGATGAAATATTGGGCATAGTATCAGAAGATGTAATGAAACCCTATGATGTAAGAGAGATCATAGCCAGGATAGTTGATGGTTCAAAATTCCTGGAATTTAAACCCGGTTACGGTACCACACTGGTCACAGGATATGCATACATCCACGGACACCAGGTCGGAATCATTGCCAATAACGGAGTTTTATTCTCTGAAGCTGCCAATAAGGGTGCGCATTTCATTCAATTATGCAATAAAAATGATACCCCTCTATTGTTTTTACAAAATATTACCGGGTTTATGGTAGGCAGGAAATATGAACATGGAGGCATTATCAAAGACGGGGCTAAAATGATCAATGCCGTTTCAAACAGTACGGTGCCAGCCATTACCGTAATCTTAGGCGCCTCTTATGGCGCTGGCAATTATGCGATGTGCGGGAGGGCTTTCCAACCACGATTTTTATTTTCATGGCCCAATTCAAAAATTGCCGTGATGGGTGTAGAGCAGCTAACAGGGGTGATGGAGATCATCCGGAAACAGGCAAAGAAAACCGACCTGCTCAAAGCTGCCAAAGGAAAGATCGCCAAAGCCAAAATGACTAAGGATATTGAGGAGCAATCAAGCGCTTTCTATGCAACCGGCCAGCTTTGGGATGATGGCGTAATAGATCCCAGGCAAACGAGAAATTACCTGGGGATGTGTCTGGAAGTAATTTATAATTCCGAATTTAAAGGGACGAGTGAGTTTGGGGTTTTTAGAATGTAATTAAATTATCTTCGGCTATGGGGAATGCGCTGATCTATAGTACATTCATTAATAAAGAATAAAAGAACTTTTTGTTTAAAAATGCGTTATATTTGTGTAGCAAAATATAATGATCTTTAAAACTTATATTTATTATGGAAACAAATTATTTACAAATGAAACTTGAAGAAGCAAAAATCAAATATAAAGGTCAATGGATTGCTTTCAGGGCTTTTGACGAAAGCGATAATCCTGAGGGCCGTGTAATTTTGCACGGTAAAGACCGTAAGGATTTTTACAAGAAATTAATTGAGCAAGGGATTACCGATGTTTATCTAACCTTTGCAGGACCTTTAACCCAGAAGGCTATGGTACTATGTTTTTTTACGTAGTGTAATGATATGCGCCTGCCACTCAGCATCCCTCTAAGAATAAAAAAGGTCAAAATTAATTAGTACAAAAACTCTCTTTGTATAAAATCTATTATATTTGTAAATAAAGCACATGGAAAGTCAAAAAACAATAAATACGATAAAATCTACGGTCAGTTCTTTCTTCCCGGAAGCAAAAGTCCTGCTATTTGGCTCCAGGGCACGAGAAGATAGCGATAATCATAGTGACTATGATGTGATGGTAATTATTAATGAAACTTTACCATTAAAAGAGAAAAGGAACTGGAGAGGGAGGATAAACGAAGCACTTGTAGAAGCATTACATGCTCCGGTAGATGTTCTTTTGAACAGTGAAGAAGAGATATCTATTAAAAAAGAGTTGCCGGGCCATGTTGTTCGCTGGGCAATAAAAGAGGGGGTCATACTATGAATGATAATTTATTAGATTATATTAAACAATGGTTAAGTAAAGCAAAAGATGATTTAGTTGCTGCCCGGAGATTAATTGAAATTGAACCTTATATATTGGACCCTGCCTGTTTCCATTGTCAACAAGCCGTTGAAAAATTCCTCAAAGCATATTTAGTATTTAAAGAATTCAACTTTGAAAAAACACATAATATCAAATATTTATTAGTGGAATGTTCAAATTTTGACGAAGATTTCAAAAATATTGATGTTAAAAATATCAACGACTTTGCTGTAGTTATACGTTATCCTGATGATGCTTTAATGCCTGATTTAGTTCAAGCTGAAGAATTTCTTCAAATCGTAGAACAGGTCAAAACATTAGTTGAAAGTAAAATCAATCTTGAGTAACAACCCAATCACCAAACTCCTCATTGCCAACCGTGGCGAGGTCGCTGAAAGGATCATCCGTACCTGCCGGGAAATGGGTATTGCTACCGTAGCCGTATTCTCTGATGCGGATAGAAATGCAAGGTATGTCAGGAAGGCAGATGAAACAATCCACTTGGGACCATCCGCCCCCGCTGAATCATACCTCAACATCGAAAAAATAATCCATGCCGCAAAATATTCCAATGTTGATGCCATACACCCCGGCTATGGCTTTTTGGCTGAGAACGCAGCGTTTGCAGCTAAATGCCGGGACGAAAG harbors:
- a CDS encoding acyl-CoA carboxylase subunit beta, translated to MQEIQSKINTQSEAFKTNYRKMLVSVQKLEDLMEKSAWQGEEKYIEHARKSGKLLARERIELLLDQDSPYLDLLPLAGYGRKCFTLGGTMAAGIGLVSNKLCLIIANIATIKGGAIDYVTLQKAMRLNEIAMENRLPTIYLVESAGANLPEQAKIFNYGGTNFREITRRSKEGIPIISVVFGNSTAGGAYIPGMSDYVIMVKNQAKVFLAGPPLVKMATGEVVDDESLGGAETHSKISGVSDFLAENEQDAMRIARDIMAILKCNTAQRAMCYAPPAGGAMRSDEILGIVSEDVMKPYDVREIIARIVDGSKFLEFKPGYGTTLVTGYAYIHGHQVGIIANNGVLFSEAANKGAHFIQLCNKNDTPLLFLQNITGFMVGRKYEHGGIIKDGAKMINAVSNSTVPAITVILGASYGAGNYAMCGRAFQPRFLFSWPNSKIAVMGVEQLTGVMEIIRKQAKKTDLLKAAKGKIAKAKMTKDIEEQSSAFYATGQLWDDGVIDPRQTRNYLGMCLEVIYNSEFKGTSEFGVFRM
- a CDS encoding nucleotidyltransferase domain-containing protein, translated to MESQKTINTIKSTVSSFFPEAKVLLFGSRAREDSDNHSDYDVMVIINETLPLKEKRNWRGRINEALVEALHAPVDVLLNSEEEISIKKELPGHVVRWAIKEGVIL
- a CDS encoding HEPN domain-containing protein — encoded protein: MNDNLLDYIKQWLSKAKDDLVAARRLIEIEPYILDPACFHCQQAVEKFLKAYLVFKEFNFEKTHNIKYLLVECSNFDEDFKNIDVKNINDFAVVIRYPDDALMPDLVQAEEFLQIVEQVKTLVESKINLE